DNA from Actinoplanes sp. SE50/110:
TCAGCGCGAGCACCGCGGTTTTGGCGGCGACCACCCGCTCGACGCCGAGCGGCTCGTCCTCCGGGTCCAGGGTGGCGACGTAGCTCTCCAGCCAGGTCAGCGCCTTGCGGTACGCGGCGCGCTCCAGCTCGGTGTCCCGGTAGCCCTCCCGGACCCAGGTGCTTTTCAGCAGGGTGGGCAGGACGTCCGGCTCGCGGCGCTCGGCGGGCAGGGCATACCAGTTCTTCAGCGCGGTGTGCACGCTGGCGCCCAGCGAGTTGTGCGCCCAGGGCGGTCCCTTGGGCGGCGAGGGGCGATCGACGTACGAATATCGATATCGTCGTGGGCAGTCGAGGTATGCCCCGAGCTTGCTCGGGGTGCAGACGAACAGGCGCTCGGGCATGCCGGCGAAGCCGAGCTGCTCGGGGACGGCGGCGCGATTCCTGGTGGGGGGCACGGGACAATCCTGCCAGCACCCTCCGACAGGAATCGTCAGAGGCGCGGCGCGTACAACTGCACGAAGGCGAAGATCGCGTCCGCGATGAGCTGCACCGCGATCGCCGCGAGCAGCAGACCGGCGATCCGGGTGAGCACCTCGATCCCGGCCGGGCGCAGCAGCCGCACGATCAGCCCGGAGAAGCGCAGCACCAGCCACACGGTGGCCATCACGGCCAGGATCGCGGCGCCCAGGATCAGGTATCCGTCGAGGCTCTTGTACCGCTGCACGAACAGCATGGTGGCCACGATCGCGCCCGGCCCGGCCAGTAGCGGCGTACCGAGCGGGACCAGCGCCACGTTGCTGGTGCCGGCCTGCTCCTCAGGCTCGTCGGTCTTGCCGGTGAGCAGCTGCAACGCGACCAGCACGAGCAGCAGGCCACCGGCCGCCTGCAGGGCTGGCAGCCGCACGTGCAGGTAGTCCAGCAGGGTCTGCCCGGCAACTGCGAACCCGACGATCACACCGAGCGCGAGCAGCACCGCATGGGTGCCGGCCCGGTTGCGGGCCTTCGCGGGCAGGGCGCCGGTCAGCGCCAGGAAGACCGGGACCATGCCGGGCGGATCGACGATCACCAGCAGGGTCACGTAGAACTCGCCGAACAGCTTGACATTCACCCGATCAAGGTAGGTTGCGGCACTGTTTCGCGCAGGCTGGTGCGGCGATCGTCACCCGAGAACGGGAACTCCGGTGGCGGCGGCGGCGATCTTGTCGTACACCTCCACCGCGGTCTGGAAGGCTCCCAGGCGCACCGTCTTGTGCGTACCGTGAAAATCGGAACTTCCGGTGACGACCAGCCCGAGCCGATCCGCCAGCGCCCTGATCTGCTCGCGCTCCTCGGGCGAGTGATCCTCATGGTCGGCCTCAAGTCCGAAAAGGCCCGCGTCGGCCAGCGCGACGATCAACTCGTCCGGCACCACCCGGCCCCGCTTGGTCGCCCGCGGATGCGCGAAGACCGCTACCCCACCGGCTGCTCGCACCGCTTCAACAGCCTCAAAAACATCAAGATCCAATTTGGGTACGAAGTACCGCGCGCCCAGCCAGGCCGACGCGAACGCCTCCGTCGTCGTGTCCACCAGACCGGCTCTGATCAGTGCCTGCGCGATGTGCGGACGACCCACCGAGCCACCCGCCGCGTACCCGTGCACCTCGGCCCAGGTGATCGGCACCCCGTCGGCGCGCAGCAGGTCCACGATCTGCTCGGCCCGCTGCTCCCGGTC
Protein-coding regions in this window:
- a CDS encoding PHP domain-containing protein, whose product is MSIRIDLHCHSTASDGTLTPAELVRAGAEAGLDVMAITDHDTTGGWAEAAAARPDGLRLVRGAELSCRWHGVQPGISLHLLAYLFDPDDPALTAGMLRMRADREQRAEQIVDLLRADGVPITWAEVHGYAAGGSVGRPHIAQALIRAGLVDTTTEAFASAWLGARYFVPKLDLDVFEAVEAVRAAGGVAVFAHPRATKRGRVVPDELIVALADAGLFGLEADHEDHSPEEREQIRALADRLGLVVTGSSDFHGTHKTVRLGAFQTAVEVYDKIAAAATGVPVLG
- a CDS encoding MarC family protein, whose product is MNVKLFGEFYVTLLVIVDPPGMVPVFLALTGALPAKARNRAGTHAVLLALGVIVGFAVAGQTLLDYLHVRLPALQAAGGLLLVLVALQLLTGKTDEPEEQAGTSNVALVPLGTPLLAGPGAIVATMLFVQRYKSLDGYLILGAAILAVMATVWLVLRFSGLIVRLLRPAGIEVLTRIAGLLLAAIAVQLIADAIFAFVQLYAPRL